The following coding sequences are from one Dermacentor andersoni chromosome 5, qqDerAnde1_hic_scaffold, whole genome shotgun sequence window:
- the Hexim gene encoding protein HEXIM1 codes for MGEVQTPCEDLVVGGARATDGEQTTGNEPSAGSCPEPVAPPSDVQENRGDAVDAEERRQENEAEASAGGPTKLVRSNSCGGKKRKNRRGKSKKRKWKPYYKLSWEERRELEEREARRANRLRQRMFAHGQPVAPYNTTQFLMEDHCVQEPDYESMNGVHHRHRENSINDSVDSSDEFYSSPEDEEDFLQKQFSEAYEDVHAERLNSMSKSELVQEYLLLEERVEELEHKLKAARAARADAQTQTCAEARPPVTDSDEQAQQKMAVFRDEIRKLADENALVRAHNRALREALDPSPADLSAS; via the coding sequence ATGGGCGAAGTACAAACGCCTTGCGAAGACCTTGTCGTTGGGGGCGCTCGGGCGACTGACGGCGAGCAGACAACCGGAAACGAGCCCTCTGCCGGAAGTTGTCCGGAACCTGTGGCTCCACCAAGTGACGTGCAGGAGAACCGCGGTGACGCCGTCGATGCCGAAGAGCGACGCCAGGAGAACGAAGCCGAAGCTTCGGCTGGTGGACCCACGAAGCTCGTTCGTTCCAACTCGTGCGgtggaaagaaaaggaagaatcgCCGTGGGAAGAGCAAGAAGCGCAAGTGGAAGCCCTACTACAAGCTTTCGTGGGAGGAACGCCGCGAACTGGAGGAGCGTGAGGCGCGTCGCGCCAACCGCCTTCGTCAGCGAATGTTCGCTCACGGCCAGCCCGTGGCGCCGTACAACACGACGCAGTTCCTCATGGAGGACCACTGCGTCCAGGAGCCGGACTACGAGAGCATGAACGGCGTCCACCACCGGCACCGCGAGAACAGCATCAACGACAGCGTGGACTCCTCGGACGAGTTCTACAGCTCGCCCGAAGACGAAGAGGACTTCCTGCAGAAGCAGTTCAGCGAGGCCTACGAGGACGTTCACGCCGAGCGGCTCAACTCGATGAGCAAGTCGGAGCTCGTCCAGGAGTACCTGCTGTTGGAGGAGCGGGTTGAGGAACTGGAACACAAGCTGAAGGCCGCGCGCGCCGCCCGGGCCGATGCACAGACTCAGACGTGCGCCGAAGCGCGACCGCCGGTGACAGACTCGGACGAGCAGGCGCAGCAGAAGATGGCCGTGTTTCGCGACGAGATCCGTAAGCTCGCCGACGAGAACGCTCTAGTGCGGGCGCACAACCGGGCGCTTCGCGAGGCGCTGGACCCGAGTCCGGCCGACCTGTCGGCCTCGTGA